The following coding sequences lie in one Schistosoma mansoni strain Puerto Rico chromosome 3, complete genome genomic window:
- a CDS encoding putative serine/threonine kinase, translated as MKNISSASGDETEQEPLCSTSLKKSGFVYVRINTPSQLKDVYEIGPVLGEGTFGIVYHALRKTDGMKCAIKKISRINSFSASERARLDREISILRHVKHPGIIKLLSVAESPKTIFLITELCEGNSLDHCMKQLPENTGLQEYIVVAIVKQIASALSYLHNRGIVHRDLKPGNIMLLNKVELDFQLQTKLIDFGLAIEVRKNEEVLANPCGTLLYMAPEVLNGRSYTRQCDLWSLGIIVFILLTNQTPFNSQNEKQLMNELNQSNIQKTIEKLGNYVTSLCKECLIRLLTIDPAYRLTANQLLIDPWLSFYPVYNSNELVNNNLNASQKDLKYEQMNLSTIHSFNNFPGNSITPSSCSSSNSNTHKCISRPSSFSQFKTTDTYSTTNVLELMKQYHKELNNCKQDVEKLDSRLAGDVNHLHSDVEKKSREISKATDKD; from the exons atgaaaaatataaGCAGTGCATCCGGGGATGAAACAGAACAAGAACCTTTATGTAGCACAAGTTTGAAGAAGAGTGGCTTTGTCTATGTTCGTATTAATACCCCTTCGCAGTTAAAAGATGTATATGAAATTGGTCCAGTTCTGGGTGAAGGTACATTCGGCATTGTTTATCATGCTTTGAGAAAAACCGATGGTATGAAATGTGCAATTAAGAAA ATTTCACGCATAAACTCTTTCTCTGCAAGTGAACGTGCTCGTTTAGATCGTGAAATATCAATATTAAGACATGTTAAACATCCTGGAATTATAAAGCTATTATCTGTTGCTGAATCACCAAAAACTATATTCCTCATTACTGAATTATGTGAAGGCAATTCATTAGATCATTGTATGAAACAATTACCAGAAAATACTGGGCTACAAGAATATATTGTAGTGGCTATTGTAAAGCAAATAGCTTCAGCTTTATCCTATTTGCATAATCGAGGTATTGTACATAGAGatttaaaacctggaaataTTATGTTATTAAACAAAGTAGAATTAGATTTTC AAttacaaacaaaattaattgattttggCTTAGCTATAGAAGTACGTAAAAATGAAGAAGTATTAGCTAATCCATGTGGTACGTTATTGTACATGGCACCGGAAGTATTGAATGGACGATCATATACACGTCAATGTGATTTATGGAGTTTAGGTATCATTGTATTCATATTGTTAACAAATCAAACACCATTCAATTCACAAAATGAAAAACagttaatgaatgaattaaatcaatCTAATATACAAAAGACAATAGAAAAATTAGGCAATTATGTAACATCATTATGTAAAGAATGCTTAATACGCTTATTAACTATTGATCCAGCTTATCGTTTAACCGCTAATCAACTTCTAATTGATCCATGGTTATCATTTTACCCAGTGtataattcaaatgaattagtgaataataatttaaatgcaTCCCAAAAAGATTTGAAATATGaacaaatgaatttatcaacaattcattcatttaataattttcctggAAATTCTATCACACCATCTTCTTGTAGTAGTAGCAATAGTAATACTCATAAGTGTATTTCTAGACCATCATCATTTTCTCAATTCAAAACAACTGATACATATTCTACAACGAATGTACTTGAATTAATGAAACAATACCATAAAGAATTGAATAACTGTAAACAAGATGTTGAAAAG TTAGATTCACGTTTGGCTGGTGATGTTAATCATTTACATTCAGATGTAGAAAAAAAGTCAAGAGAGATATCTAAAGCAACAGATAAAGATTAG